A genomic stretch from Arachis stenosperma cultivar V10309 chromosome 3, arast.V10309.gnm1.PFL2, whole genome shotgun sequence includes:
- the LOC130969571 gene encoding xyloglucan endotransglucosylase/hydrolase 2-like: MGSTCTNHNGFYVGIMVIGLVVVSTMVGSCEGNFNQEFDLTWGGNRAKIFGGGQLLSLSLDRVSGSGFQSKREYLFGRIDMQLKLVAGNSAGTVTAYYLSSQGPTHDEIDFEFLGNLSGDPYTLHTNIFTQGKGDREQQFHLWFDPTKNFHTYSVIWKPQHIIFLVDNIPIRVFKNAESMGVPFPKKQPMRIYSSLWNADDWATRGGLVKTDWAKAPFTAYYRNFRATQLSSASLRPNTRSSEWETSDIDAIGRRRLRWVQKYFMIYNYCNDFKRFPQGLPAECRSRF, from the exons ATGGGTTCTACTTGTACTAATCATAATGGGTTCTATGTGGGTATTATGGTGATTGGGTTAGTGGTGGTCAGCACCATGGTGGGTTCATGTGAAGGTAACTTCAACCAAGAGTTTGATCTAACATGGGGTGGTAACCGTGCCAAGATATTTGGCGGTGGCCAGCTTCTATCTCTTTCCCTAGACAGAGTCTCTGGCTCTGGCTTTCAATCCAAGAGAGAATATCTCTTTGGTAGAATTGATATGCAGCTCAAGCTTGTTGCTGGCAACTCTGCTGGCACTGTCACTGCTTACTAC TTATCATCACAAGGGCCAACACACGATGAAATTGATTTCGAGTTCTTGGGAAACTTAAGCGGTGACCCTTACACACTGCACACAAACATCTTCACCCAAGGCAAAGGTGACAGAGAGCAACAGTTCCACCTTTGGTTTGATCCCACCAAGAACTTCCACACTTACTCTGTCATTTGGAAGCCCCAACATATCAT ATTCTTGGTTGATAACATCCCAATAAGGGTTTTCAAGAACGCAGAATCTATGGGGGTTCCTTTCCCAAAGAAACAACCAATGAGAATCTATTCGAGTCTGTGGAACGCAGATGATTGGGCCACGAGAGGTGGGCTTGTGAAGACTGATTGGGCCAAAGCACCGTTCACTGCATACTACAGAAACTTTAGGGCCACGCAGCTCTCGTCAGCCTCTCTGAGGCCCAACACGCGCTCTTCTGAGTGGGAAACAAGTGACATTGACGCAATTGGAAGGAGAAGGCTGAGGTGGGTTCAGAAGTATTTCATGATCTATAATTACTGCAATGATTTCAAGCGATTTCCACAGGGCCTTCCTGCTGAATGTAGATCAAGGTTCTGA